AAGCGGCCGGTGGCCAGCCAATGGCATGTCGACCAAGCGTATATCAAAGTCCGAGGCCAGTGGCGGCATCTGTACCGCGCGATCGACGGTAGCGGTGACACCGTTGAATTCTGGTTCAGCAGCCAACGTAACCTCAATGCTGCCAAACTCTTTCTGCGCAGGGCGCTCAAGCGCCACGGCCGTCCCGAGCGGATCGTAATCGACGGCAGCCAGACCAATCGTGAAGCCCTTGTGTCTTGTGATACGACAGACCGGCTTCAGGATACCTTGAGGCGAAAGTTGAAGCCGATCCAAATGCTGAGGGTTCAGTCCATGGCTAAGTAGGTCGCCAAAAGTTCTGCAACAGCTTTCTGAGCCAGAAGTGTTTGGATGCCATGCCGGCCTTGCGACGCGCCTGCTGCGGCGTCAACGTCAGAACCCAATCAGCTGCATCGGCGGCTAGGGCATCGATTGAGGCCGCCTGCCGATTGGCTGCAATCAGACGCTTGAGGTCGCGCCAGAGCTGATCCATTGGGCTCAGTTCGGGGGTCTGCCGGGGCAACCATACGAAGCGAATGCGCAGCCGGGTCGCCAGTGCCAGGGTTTGCGGGGCGGTGTGGGCGCTGGCCCGGTCGGTGAGCAGCCAGAGCCAGCCGGCACAGCGATACTGGCGTCGCAACGCGCGCAGGAATGCCTGAGCGTCGGCCTGAGCGGCGCGATTGCGGACCAGCACCACCCGGCGAGCACTTCGCAGGTCAATCGCCCCGAACAGCACCCGCTTGGCATTGCGGCCGGTGATCGGCACAACCGCCTGAGTGCCCTTGAGCGCCCAGGTCGCCCGCAGCGGTGGAAACAGCCGTAGCAGCGTCCAATCGAGGCACAGCAGCCGATCGCCCCTGTGCCAGCCGGCCTTCAGACGTCGGGTGACCCCCCCTTTTTCTGCGGCAGATGCGCCGCGCGCGCGACATAGACATAGCGGGGCCGCTTCCAGCGATAGCCGGCCTCATGCAGCCGCCGTCGCAGCGTGCGGCGGCTAACGGCGATGCCCTTCGCGGCCAGGTCGTGCGCCAGCAGCGGCACTGTCCAGCTCGTGGCCTGGTAGCCGCAGCGGCGCGGGTCACGCGCCAGGGCTGCG
Above is a window of Herpetosiphonaceae bacterium DNA encoding:
- a CDS encoding DDE-type integrase/transposase/recombinase; the encoded protein is KRPVASQWHVDQAYIKVRGQWRHLYRAIDGSGDTVEFWFSSQRNLNAAKLFLRRALKRHGRPERIVIDGSQTNREALVSCDTTDRLQDTLRRKLKPIQMLRVQSMAK
- a CDS encoding transposase gives rise to the protein MEAAPLCLCRARGASAAEKGGVTRRLKAGWHRGDRLLCLDWTLLRLFPPLRATWALKGTQAVVPITGRNAKRVLFGAIDLRSARRVVLVRNRAAQADAQAFLRALRRQYRCAGWLWLLTDRASAHTAPQTLALATRLRIRFVWLPRQTPELSPMDQLWRDLKRLIAANRQAASIDALAADAADWVLTLTPQQARRKAGMASKHFWLRKLLQNFWRPT